In Aegilops tauschii subsp. strangulata cultivar AL8/78 chromosome 3, Aet v6.0, whole genome shotgun sequence, one genomic interval encodes:
- the LOC120975509 gene encoding uncharacterized protein has translation MQPSGERGPNTVTLSVKAQCYYNHGTGGLAGPSAAAAAQMEGSEDGDRLHSQTHASDEAVRVTRLHPQLHARQEGIHATGEGAGAIRRRGIFPAALASPIEDDDLLREILLRLLRQPSSLLRASAVCKQWRCAATDPKFLRRFGLHHQKPPLLGVFQQRTYDDIVFTPILDHPDRIPPQRFNLNLGDSGSRTELQVLMLDCRHGRVLLTNEPPQDHVIVCDPIIGEQRRVQVPPEFKLCYDVNWAVLCSASNHDHVHGSCHSSPFKLVLISPLGEDNRLAACVYSSETGIWSNIISTAVPYEIHYVGISGLLVGNSLCWLLDPISDGILEFDLDDESLAVIRGPLVTNDFSHDSPWIIHAEDGALGFAVLSYHHLQLWQRNTNCHGAATWVLRNTIDMRAILGLPPQIEVMKKGILGCVEDADEILLWVGRSVYMVQLKSMQSRKLCEISHFTYCHSFKSFYPPGTTIAGGHDGAEMLHET, from the exons ATGCAGCCGTCGGGTGAACGGGGGCCTAACACCGTCACTTTATCAGTCAAGGCCCAGTGCTACTACAACCACGGGACTGGTGGACTCGCTGGtccctctgccgccgccgccgcccaaatGGAAGGGAGCGAGGACGGCGACCGCCTCCATTCCCAAACCCACGCGAGTGATGAGGCCGTCCGAGTGACCCGCCTCCATCCCCAGCTTCACGCCCGCCAGGAGGGAATCCACGCCACTGGCGAGGGCGCCGGAGCGATCCGTCGCCGCGGAATCTTCCCGGCGGCGCTGGCCTCGCCGATCGAAGACGACGACCTCCTGAGGGAGATCCTCCTCCGTCTTCTGCGGCAGCCCTCCTCGCTCCTCCGGGCCTCCGCCGTCTGCAAGCAGTGGCGATGCGCCGCCACCGACCCCAAGTTCCTCCGCCGCTTCGGCCTCCACCACCAAAAGCCGCCCCTCCTCGGTGTCTTCCAACAGCGCACCTATGATGATATCGTCTTCACACCCATCCTGGACCATCCCGACCGCATCCCTCCTCAGCGCTTCAACCTCAACCTCGGTGACTCCGGCAGCCGCACGGAGTTGCAAGTCTTAATGCTTGATTGCCGTCACGGTCGCGTCCTTCTCacgaacgagccgccgcaagaCCACGTCATCGTGTGCGACCCCATCATCGGTGAGCAGCGCCGTGTGCAGGTTCCGCCAGAGTTCAAACTATGCTATgatgtcaactgggctgtgctcTGCTCTGCCAGCAACCATGACCATGTGCACGGCAGCTGCCACTCGAGCCCCTTCAAGTTGGTGTTGATCTCTCCACTGGGAGAGGATAACCGACTTGCCGCCTGTGTTTACTCCTCCGAGACTGGCATATGGAGCAATATCATCTCAACGGCCGTGCCGTACGAGATTCATTATGTTGGTATCTCTGGGCTGCTTGTTGGTAATTCACTTTGCTGGTTGCTGGATCCTATAAGCGATGGCATACTTGAGTTTGATTTGGATGATGAAAGTCTAGCTGTGATCAGGGGGCCTCTTGTTACTAATGATTTCAGCCATGACAGTCCTTGGATCATCCATGCTGAGGATGGAGCTCTTGGCTTCGCCGTATTGTCTTACCATCACTTGCAATTGTGGCAGAGGAATACCAATTGTCATGGTGCTGCCACATGGGTGCTACGGAACACCATTGACATGCGTGCCATTCTTGGGCTCCCTCCCCAGATTGAAGTAATGAAGAAAGGTATACTGGGATGCGTAGAGGATGCAGATGAAATACTTCTATGGGTGGGCCGCAGTGTCTATATGGTTCAACTTAAGTCAATGCAGTCTAGGAAACTTTGTGAAATCAGTCATTTTACCTACTGTCATTCTTTCAAGAGTTTCTATCCTCCAG GCACAACCATTGCTGGTGGACATGATGGAGCTGAAATGTTGCACGAGACATAG